cccccccccccctttttttttttacgagacaACGTTACTCTCTCATTGCCTACTGAACGAGAAAGTGAACGGATCTTACAGCTAGCTGAGAAAGCTTTCGCATTATACGGTTGGTACGACGTATTAGACGATTGAAATGCACTGCCGATTTTGGCGGGCTGTTTCGGAGAAAGAAGCTGATCGCTGCAAGCCGACCTAACCTCGCAGGGTATGCAGGCAATTGCCTCGTCCGGTTGCCCATTTTCGGAAAATACGGTGAACATTGGCATCCTTTGAAAAGCGCAGCGCGGGCAGGCGAAAAAGTTAGCACATGCATTTGTGTGCGCGTGTCATGGTTACGTTAGGTCACAAGAAGTACTTATAAGTCATATTTACGCAGTTGAATGACGTAACTCGAACATACGCAAGCTACAAATAACTGAAAACGATTCCTCATAGTTAAGCCGAATGCAGTAGGCGAACATCGTTTGTTTCGGGAAAGAGATATGATGACGATtacgatggtggtggtggtagtttCAGTAATGACGAAATAGTATTGCGCAAAAGAGGTGACGAATAGGGTGCTGTTATTATTTAGAATAAATTTACATATCAACAAACATACGAAACAAATCAATCCAAAGTCATCTTTGACAAATGCCTTTCTGTGCGTGCTCACTCTTTTAATTTTCCGTTGTACTTTTCATTGCGTCTCTGTTCCTAATACATTTATCTCATTTCAATAGCGCAGGGTTTCCCAACGGCATTTACGCTTATTAACCTCCATGTTACAACCCTCTCTTTTCACTCTCTTTTTCTGGCTGTTCTCCTTAAAAACGATGGCAGCCACCAGCTTAGACAAAACTACACTACGTCGAAGCATCAACCTCTTTGGTTACAGTCATAGCCACGGCCTTGAAACATGCCGAAACGTGTGGGCGATCCGTGATCGAGTTTCCTTTACTAGAGTCTCCGCTTCCAGGAAGCGGCATGCATCAGCAAGTTTACGTTACGTCCGATGCCCCAAATATCCCACTAGCGCGAGTCACCGAGTCACGTTCTCCCATACAACCGTTCCGAATCCGTATGCCAGACGCGGTCGTATCGCAGCCAATGAAAAGTGGCGGCGCGTGCCCCGAACTCGTGTTTTCCTCCCGCACGTTGGCTTCTCCGCCATACAGGCGCGCGTGAGTGAGAAGCACCCTCGAAACGTGCCGCGCTGCCAAGATTGATGACGCGCGACAAACTATATAATGGAATCCCGCGTCGTGTCGCGCCAGGCGCGATGCCGTGGTTAGGCACGTCGGTCTCAGCGCGCCCCAGTTGCAGGGATTCTGTTATAGGGACCGCAAAAAACCTGCACGCTCGAAGGCGGCTGGAGTTCGGAAGAATGCTTTAATTAAACGTGCGAGGCTATCAGAGCTTCATTGAACATTCTGCGTGGGCATGCGGCGAATTCGCTATAGCTTTTCCGTTTATGCCGATTCCATAAGTGAAAAATAAAGCGCGTGGGAAATGCcaatagaaaaaaatataaatgtgGAGCTAGATTTGCGTGTGTGGCGAAAGATACAACAGCTCCCGCATGTAGAGAAATACTTTTAAAAACAGAAATGAGAAAAAGTAGCGAGGAAGTAAGAAGCCAGATTTTTTGTGTGTCGCAACCGTTGCACGCGTATCAATCATGCTGACGAcacgggttcgactcccactGGCGTCAACTTGCTTCCTGTTCCCCCGTTCACTCCCGTTTTCTATAGTTTATCACTCTTAGATTTCAACTACGTTGATAACGATAAATTGTTCAACCATAATTTCCTTCATTTATCTCCAGGTTttattttaattaaaaaaaaggagaggCAAGGAGAGGCACATGCTGTTTTAAAAGAGAAATATCAGTGACTGGGCTTCTGTTGTCGAGTTTGTAGTAATCTGATAAATATACTGCACACAGAATATCGAAAACTTTTCGCTCACGAATGTTGTTAGTCATAAGTCAGAGGCGTTGCTGGAGCGAACCTATAAACCGGGATACTCAACTTGTACTCGCTAGGGAGAAGACAAGTAAGTTTCTTTTTGGAACATTGACCGCGGCGACATTCTTTGTCCTACCATCTGCCCATCACTTTATGCCTTCATCTTTCTGTTAACAATTTGCTCAGTTACGTACGTCCCCCCGTAACAATGGACAAGCACCTGCTATTTTTacaaactactctaccattgggAACTCTTTCGAAATGTGCTCTAGAACTAAAGATAAGCTCTACAAAGaacgaaaatgtaaaaaaaaaagaaacgcgcatgAAAATTTTCTGAATCTATTGCACCGGATTTCAACTGCGTGGTTCAAAAACCTCAGTCCTTCTTTCGAAGACTCAGCGTTTGCATTGCGAAACGTCTCCCCGGGAATAAAAAAGGAGCACGGCATAGAGAAGTGGGAATAAGGTTGAAGATTGCAACTGTGTGTTGTGCCGGCTACTTCGTTTGTTGCTTCGCATATTGTCGTCTTTATGAATTTCACAAATGACAGTGATGGTGACCATTATCATCTCTTTCATCGTGAGTGATGGCAATCTCACTTGCTGCGCCACTCAGACCATAAATGAAAGGCACAGGCCGTCACTCATGCGAACGAGGCGTTGACGCAACCGTAATGCGACGTCGATCACGCTCGACACTTAAGTGATAACGCCGCGACGCGGGCCgagcgagcgaagaaaaaaatgccgttACAAGCATAGCGCTATACAACACACCAGCGCCACGATATTTATATGCTAACTGCGCGAAAAGAAAGCATCGCTGACAGCCGGGAACACGACGCGCAAGTACCGAATAAAGAGGAGAAGAAGACAACGAAGATTCACTTAGAAAACATAAAAATGATGCAAGAAATGGTAGAAAAAAATAACGATGGCGCGGAGGAGACAGGTGATAGGGACAACGTTGGGCGCTCTAAAGGCGGTCGATGAGGCGTCGGGGCCTCCGAATACGCACAGGCACAAAAGCTCAGAAGGCAGACAGCAATTTTCACCTCGGCACATCACGGTATAAGAAACCTAAGAGGGAGGTGGGTGGATGGGAACCTGGGACGATGCTTTCACACCGGTGCATGCACAGGATGAGAAAACAAACGCTCCGATCGAATAAGTTCGCCAACACCTTGCGGTGCTCAGCGCGCGCGAGCGCAGGTGGGGCCCTTTGTATAAACGGGGCACCACGATGACGTTGGGTACAGCTGAGCTTGCCGGAAGAAAGaatacaaaagaagaagaaagacaggcagagagagagagatgaagggTGGCACAGGTTGTTGGCGTAAGAGCAGAATGCAAGAAAAGCAGTCTGCCCGGTTGCTGCGGACCGCGGACCATAGCCGGAGTGTGACAGACAGTTTCTTGCTAACGTTGCAaacggtctttctttctttcttatctttcttNNNNNNNNNNNNNNNNNNNNNNNNNNNNNNNNNNNNNNNNNNNNNNNNNNNNNNNNNNNNNNNNNNNNNNNNNNNNNNNNNNNNNNNNNNNNNNNNNNNNGTAAATCAATCTCCCTTTATCGCTATACAGGTGTCAATCATTTACTTCCTCGTTTTGCCTGTTGCTTGTTTTTCCCTGTTCTCTTGTAGATACCTCATTAACGGTACCTTGTTTCATGCAAAGGCAAAGTCAAATCGAGTAAATGTCATGAGAAATGTTATCGCTTTCTATTTGAAGTGACGCAACTAACTTTCCTTCCCTACGTTTTAGGCCCTTTGCAGAATATAATAtttgcagggtagcataccgtatgcaaacttctggttaacctccctgccttcgtccgccgcggtggtatagcggttacggtgctcggctgctgacccgaacgtcgcgggttcgatcccggccgcggcggtcgcatttcgatggaggtgaaatggtagaggcccgtgtacttagatttaggtgcacgttaaagaacaccagatggtcgaaatttccggagccctccactacggcgtctctcataatcatatcttggttttgggacgtaaaaccccagatattattaacctccctgccttcctctgctctttctctctctctttgttcgaGTCATACGATGACATTGAAGATTTGTTGATAAAATCCTTATATTTAATACTGAATTCAGCATTCTTCCCCTTACGAGAATTATTATAGGAATTCTGGTGCGTATCAACTAAGCATTTGTTGATCTCATTAAGTTTCTCTTGAGATACTACCAGGTCCGAACCCGGTATTTTTCTAGAGTAGGTAAAAACGGGGGGAGAGGgggacttgctgaaggccttgactatttttcAGTAATTATtaccccctccctctctccccacTCCCGCAAATCAAAATTTCGGGGTGAGAAGGGTGGTGGGTGCCAAGGGGAATTTTGTGAGGGAATCGtcatattaacgcgacagcgttaaagagctcgtttcgcagaaattccgtcgtcggtgtcggcgtcggtggttgtgagcgaaaaatcatcatcttgcccgtgaccgaaaaatcgagaaagctgcaaataaaataaataataaaaatgatgggtctgagtgagaatcgaacccaggccgtctgcgtggcaagcaggtgttctaccacacagccatgcctcttttttaggggcgaagctccttaaggcggcacccgttcgtccctcgtagccgtagtcgtagtcgtagtagtcgtagtgcgtaaccagtcttacgctttgacctccaaggtggtgccggtgggagatttttcctgtgcgttgttgaacaataaaaaattcgcagcgtgcgcgttaactaaaagccgaattcttctgtctctcattccccattagcagccattggcatgttccagtaggaaacgttagtagaagtagaaatgtaagtgttagctaaaagccgacttcttctgtctctcattcccattagcagccattgtttacctccaaggtagtgcctggtgagatttctcctgtgcgtgattaaacaataaaaatttgttcaaaacgccgttgattgatgaaataaccaacgaaagacgccagatgtttgtaaaggcaaaacgaaagaacgccagatgtttctaaagcaaaacgaaaagacgtcatctgcttaacgaaagacgccagatgttttctaaagcaatggttttctaaacaatgaaaattcacagcgtacatgtaaaattaaagtgagctgcaagtcgtcataactcatcgaacctttagtataaacgcgcccgatctcacgtcggtgatgatgtactgggcagaattcacggaagattcacggtttaccgatgaacctccgcagcttcgcccactcatcatcattcactccgtggatatgctgtgattttttttctttattacccaTAGTTTTCAGTTTCATGTCACAAGCATACATTttcaacacacaaaatacacacaaCACGCATATCAATGATGATGCTATTTAGAAAGGTCAACCTGTCGAAGATTTAAAACCGCTTCAATGGAACCAGGTCATCTAATATAGACATCCATATTGGTGGTTCTTCCTGAACTCGATAGGTTTCTCTTAAATATATTGCATATTCGATGAAATACTCTCTAGCAGAATGAGCTTCCAGATCAGCATTTTGTACCGCCATTCTCGTTTTCCATATGCTGTGCATGCATGCCAGCATAACCATGTCATAGGGGAAACCTGCTGCATCTGTGGGAAGGAAGCGAACACCATAGGGAGTGGCCGGTAATTCTTTCTTTTAAGTGcgttgaagaatgtcccataAAAATACTGCGTCCCAACAATCCAAAAATATCTGTTCTAtcgtttctggtttgttgcaTATTATACAATTTATACTCCAGGGTACGAAGAGTCCTTTTTGCTCTAGCCGTGGCTTGACAGGAAGTGTGTTGCTGTAAAGTTGAAAGAAAAATGACTTTGTTGAAGCCCTTACTGCCATCTTCTTTACCCTCTTTAGAACAATTCCCTTCGGATCAGATTTCATAGACTGCGCGATACAATGGTAcaggcacaggtcggcaaacctatatatatatatatatatatattatatatatacatatatatatatatatatatatatatatatatatatatatatatatatatatatatatatatatatatatatatatatatatatatatatcagcacactagcattcatgcgccacgtCAATCTTTATTGATCAGTCGTGCGTTTAGGgtaaggggtgccatgacctcccccagcaagctctttcatgggaagttcttgataaaaatatctcgtgtgagttgtgtatttcataaaaatgtccgcACTGGAATGAAACCGCTGAAAACTCGTATTAGAATGTACAAGTTCAAACGGCGCAtcgtagcgcaccgattatgtcAGATATTGGCAtttaagagcattgacaccaagatcgaaaaaggctaattttacgccaacggactcatgagtatacttggtgaaaattaagcgcgATGGACGGGACAAAAAAAAGAGACACGCAGGACAGAGCGCTTTGTcctgtgtgtctcttcttttgtCGCGCCCATCGCGCTTAATTTTTCACCAAGTACGCTTCATCACCAACTGGCCCTAACCTTGAGTCTGCTaaagactcatgagtcgactcactcaggctcactcagactcaggtcaggtgaagccgtgagtctgagtgagtccggctgagtaacctgttggtgagtttgaatctgagtgagtccggttgagaaaaagtttagcgagcgtgagtccgagcgagtcaggttgaggaaaattttggtgagtctgagtccgagtgagccctcagagcaaaatatattttatgagtgagtctgagtgatctccaatttttttgccgagttATCGGTACAGGTAACATAATATCTATAAGATCTTTGTATACTTTTTTGCGTGTAACTCAACTCAAATATTCTAATGAAAACCGTGCATTCAAGATGTCAAAAGAACACACAACTTCACGGAGAAAACCATGAACACTTGGTCTAGTTGTAGCCTTAGTTGATACTTTAAAACCGGGTAAAGAGTCGCGCAATCTGGTTTGTATGATTGCTCTCAAAAATTCGTTGGTTTGATCTCTAACAAATACAAACTTACGCACGATTTGTTTCAGGAATAAGTGACATAAGCCTATAGACCACCACTTTTGACCGATCGAAAGAAATTTGTACGTCTTGTTCGTTCCGAAGTTGAACCCCACACATAAACTGCGAGAACTCTGTGCAACTTTTTCACGTTTACACGAGACATGCACAAGACGTGGAGGACATAAAACAATTTTGCAACAAGAAATAAGTTGCATACTATTACACGAGCAAACGTGGACAGGTCGTGTCTACCCCACTTCCTTGTTTGAGCACGAACGCGTTCTGTTTCCTCTTTCCAATATTCATTCGTGTCTCGATAGTGTCCCAATGGGACGCCCAAATACTGTCCTGAAGTCCACCGAATGTtttgaaaaatttctggcttcgtTTCCCAGTTTCCATGCCAGAATCCTAAGCACTTTTTCCTATTTATCGCGCTACCTGTCTGTCCACAAAATGATTTCGCAACTTTAACTACTTCTTCAACACTTTCTCTGTCGACACGGAATACCGCGATGTCGTCAGCGTAGGCAAGAACTTTAACTTCACTTGAAAAGTAGGTATAGCCGCGAATATTTTCATTCCTGAGAATACGCAAACAAAACGGCTCAAGGTACAACGCGAATAACAAAGGGGACAGCGGACATCTGACGTGTTGACGACAGTACTTTAATGCTTTCACTGATTCGTATGGTAATGATAATGTTTGCTGACGACTCTGAATAGGACATTTTTACCCCTTCAAGTATTGTAATACCATTATTCAAGTGGTCAAGAATGGCAAAAAGGATATCGTGATTTACCCGATCGAAAGCTTTTTCGAAGTCCAACTGAAACATGGCAACGCGTCCATCAAGCGTATCGGTACATTCAAGAACACTTGGGGCGCAACATTTATGTTTGCTAGTATCGTGCGTCCTTTTTATGCCACAGGTTTGGTGATTGCCGACTAGACGACCAATAACAGTTTGTAACCTTCTTGCTAATAGCAATTCATATAGATTTTATAGTCAACATTTGCCAGACTGATTGGCCGATATGATTTGACTGAGAGAAGTTTGAGGAGGTCATCAAATTTCGGTATTAAAAATAATGTAGCTTTTACGGAATGATAGAGGCATGTATTTTCGATCGTAACCTTCTGATAAAACAGAGTGTATACAAGTACTGCCACTTGACTCTTAATGTTTTATAAAAGGCTGTTCCTATTTTATCTGGCCCCGGTGATTTGCCCGAACTGATCTTCTCTATAGCCTTCTCTACTTCTGATATTGAGATGGGAGCATGCAGTCTTTCTTTCTCCGTATCATCTAAAACTGGCATTAAGGTCAAAAATGTTTCGTCGAATCCTCCCACTACTTGGACGCTTTGCCCTATCAAAGTTCGATAATATTCAACAAAGGCTTTCTCGATATCCTTTTGATCATGCATAACTTCCTCTCGATATATCGGATTTCTTTTATACCGTTCCGGGAAGCGTACCTTTTTTCATCACTTAGCGCACGCTTCGTAGTTaggcgcttctccgaaccacaatttaataataatatctggggtttaacgtcccaaaaccacgatatgattatgagagacgccgtagtggagggctccggaaattttgaccacctggggttctttaacgtgcacctaaatctaagtacacgggcctcaaacattaccgcctccatcgaaaatgcagccgccgcggccgggattcgatcccgcgaccttcgggtcagcagtcgagcgccataaccactagaccaccgtggcggggctccgaACCACAATTTCTCACCTCGCGCGCGTACGACAGCACCTTGATATTTCTCTGTATCAATCATCTCTAGTTGCGCTTTCAAGTTTCTCATTTCGTTGCTGAAATGCCCGGGCTTATCGCTCTCATTTCGAAGCAACAGGTCTAGCTCAGACCGTATAATAGTTTTCTTTTCGCTTTTTACTATGACGTAAGACGCTTCATATCTCTATAGCGCTTAATTTAATTTTCAGTTTTTAAAATCTTCCCACCTCGCAATAGCGcaaaagccagccacccattacaaaaggcgcacacattactgcgcgtattcccttaagaccacgtagtgggcgcatcgcaacttcgaaaaagtttctcgcgcataattgctcttgGTTTAAGCATGCTGCCCATTACATTAGGCACACATCTTAGTGCGctcattctgttacacacacgtgGTGGGAGCACTGATACCACGAAATTGGCTCGTACTTTGCACACACAAAACACTGTTGTCATTAAAGTGCTTTTAAATAGGTCGGAAACATTTACCCTTACtatagctgtgtgtgtgtgtgtgtgtgtggtgtgtgtgtgtgtgtggtgtgtgtgtgtgtgtgtgtgtgtgtgtgtgtgtgtgtgcgcgcgtgtgtgtgtgtgtgtgtgtgcgcgcgtgtgtgtgtgtgtgcgtgtgtgtgtgtgtgtgcgcgtgtgtgcgcgtgtgtgtgtgtgtgtgcgtgtgtgtgcgcgtgtgtgtgtgtgcgtgtcaatCAATGCAGCCACATGCGAAAGCCTAAGTGACACAAGCCACTTTATACTTTGtccattacattgcagtaatgcacaatccaaacttctcgagtaacaacatacAATAAGAAGTATGCATTAAGTGGTCGAAGCACGGGCAGGATAttgctgtcgcgttcaactcttaaaggcgaagcttaagcgttcccCAATTATTTTTGTTCATAATTGCGGACCGGCGGCACCGTGCGCGGGAGAGACCTGAACTCGCTATCGCTAGTTCTTGCAGCCGCAGTTTTCATGTCTCGAGTGTTTATGCGGTTGTGTCCGCAGGGTGAATGCGAGCCACTGCAGCCGCAACAGCAGCAGCGCAGCAAGACGGTCTCCGGCACGGGCTCTACTTCAGGAGACGCACCGGAGGCACCGTCGTGCGAACTGCGTGAGGTGGCCAGCCAGTTCGTGAGCGACCTGATCCACCGTGCCCGGGAGGTGGCACAGAGGCAGCAGTTCCGCATCGACGAGGTCGACGAGGAAGACGAAGAGGAAGACGCCCCGCCGCCCAGGAGGCTCACCGACATCACGGCGGGACCCGTCAAGGCACGTCGTCCCCGGAGCTACTCCCTTCCTCTGCACCATTCAGAAGCGCCTCCGTATACGCTCTACGAAAAAAGAAACGTCATTTGACTATTCTTTGCGAGACCTTACTTGCTTGCCAGGTACATGATTCTCTTTAAAGTGACACGTGAACACTCTTAGAAGATCAGCATACTCTTGTCGGAGAGTCGTTGAACctaaaagagagtcatatacgttgcAAGTCAGGTCTCatcgaaaagagtaacacataatctttttttttgtatttttcttaaagtgtactGCATTTCACAGGAATGGCAGCGAGGAGAGAATTCGCTATAGGAAAGGCAGACAGATCTGCCTAGGTTGTAGGGTTGCTATAATCTGCCCGGGGCGAGGAATAAAAAATGAtgaagatagatttaccagcgcaaaaagacaaaacacttaagaaggaacacacacacacacagcgctgtgtgtgcgtgcgtgtgtgtgtgtgtgtgtgtgtgtgtgtgtgtgtgtgtgtgtttgttttgtctttttgcgctggtaaatctatcttaatcatgaaccaactcgcccaagcagcagttttagcaaaAATGGTGACAACAAAAATTTAACGAAAGATGATACTTCGTGGCGTAGAGGACAGGAAGAAGAGTTGGATGAGTATGTACAGAAGTAGCTACAGTAATCGCACGACGCGTTGGTCTCTCTTCCTCTAAAGATGCGAGTCTAATCCAGAGATTCTAATGATGTGAAACTATATCGTGTAGACAACGGGGATAACATATTCATCCCTGCACTGATATGGTCCAAGTTTATTTGCTTAGTTTAAAGGTTGTCGACTTCGATAATAAACGCATGGCTCATTGAATGCGTTTCTAGCTCTTTCGAATGCCTCAAGTGGTTCAGCGAAGTGCAAAGCCGAGGAAAATAGCAAAACATACGAAGTACGTGCGTGTGTTGTGTATCGTCAGACGTGTCTGTATTTTTGTTCTGTCCATttttttactttacttttttttttgaagaattgCAACAATCCAGTGCCTTCGCATGTTTTCTCGCGGCGTTTGTCATGACTCTGATTGCAGAAAGAACGCCAACATGATAACAGCAACAGCGTGGCGGAAGCGAAGGGCCAAAAGcaacagaaaacaaaacgaaacaataTAGACACGATataaaagaacaaagaaacagaTGTGTCTGTATTGCGTCGTGGACGCAGCACGCAGGAGATCACATCGGCAATGGCAgcctttatttcttcttttttttctgtaactgTTACGATTAGCGTGATAGCGGTAAGGCGatgactggggctagttggtttatgtcAGTGTTTTGATTATGCGCTGATTGAAagaatcacaacgaagaagacagaCGGACCCGTTAACCTTTGTCCTTCTGAATGCATTCTTCGTTGTGATTCCTTCGATCAGCCCATGATCAAAACTTTGCCATTAGCATGGTGGCAACCAAAGAGGTAGTTTCGACGATTCCGTGTCTGCCTAGGCATGCGTGAGATGGAGACCGTGAGCAGTGTCCTTTGGTTTTGCACGCAGACTCCTCCCGAGATCCAGGTGGACCTCGTGGGATCCCGGACGCCCAGTCCGGAAGAGGTGGTGACGTACATTGCGCCCGAGAGATCGACCAAGAAGAAAGTGGTGGTCATCCACGACGAGCCCTCCGACAGCGATGGAGGGACGAGCAGCGATGCCAGTCCGGACAGTTCTCCGCGCGCCAAGCTCATCTCGGAACCCCtgtcgcagcagcagcaggacTGCAAGGACGTGAGTGTCGTTACGCCTTTGCGGCATATAAGGTTTTAGATACGGGCATGCCCGTAGCGCACGACACTGCGCGTGAGTGCACGAAGCCCGAATTCGGTTTCGTGTGTTTTTATTTGAGAACTTAGCGTATACGCTGACCTTGGGTACGATTTTTCCGTTTCCTCATAAATCCTTCCGTGAATGAGAAGCGGTCATCAAAATAGAAATTTGGAAGAGTAAATAAAATTGTGAAAGAGTTATAAAATTGTTAGTGGAGTGGAGTGGAGGGTAGTACAGTGCTCAGATCCGTTTTCGCTGGGCTCAAACGTCGCCACGCTTCACTTTAAGTCGACGAAAGAAGACGATAACATCTATCGCAGAGGTTGTCATAAGaatcccggaatagggaccctccccgttttctttgcgctttaataaagaaatgttttcatcatcataaTCTTCGGAGATGTCTTCTTCTTTGGTCGTTATTATTGTCGTTGATATTCGTATAGCCTTCCTATTGTAATTTTCAGAGTGGAGTGACAAATTTGACAAAACTGTGACCTGGACGCACAGAACAGCGTGTACTGGTCTCCATTGGGTGCTCTGACGTCTTCTAATTTCGTGGCATGGTGGCGAAAGAATTAACGTGGAACGTCAGAAGCATGAAGTAGCTCATATGACAGAATTTCGAACAAAGCGCGCGTTTCGGTGACGCGTCGCTTGCTGTGCTTGTGCACTTTAATTTGTTTCAGCGTTCCTTCGTATAGATCCCTACACAGCCGTGGCTAGTAAGAATCGCCAGACTGTTTACAACGGAGGAAGTGTCTGCTtcgcgacgaaaaaaaaataaagttattGCGTGTTTTGAAATACAGCACCGATAAGCAACGTTGTGCAATCAGTAAATTAATAAGCGTAGCAAGTGCCCAGTAAGAAACGTTGCAGGGGTCGACACCTGGGGCTTAGCCtcaatttttttagggggggggggggagtcaattGCCCTTTatatgtgttcgt
Above is a window of Rhipicephalus sanguineus isolate Rsan-2018 chromosome 3, BIME_Rsan_1.4, whole genome shotgun sequence DNA encoding:
- the LOC119387349 gene encoding uncharacterized protein LOC119387349; this encodes MSRVFMRLCPQGECEPLQPQQQQRSKTVSGTGSTSGDAPEAPSCELREVASQFVSDLIHRAREVAQRQQFRIDEVDEEDEEEDAPPPRRLTDITAGPVKTPPEIQVDLVGSRTPSPEEVVTYIAPERSTKKKVVVIHDEPSDSDGGTSSDASPDSSPRAKLISEPLSQQQQDCKDIADLKNDPELREFAVAYIKGILEQAQVLAQERAPDKAEELVTENTALKKAAGPWYSRIRAAVTRCLRTGCLCVVRRQAPP